One Salmo trutta chromosome 12, fSalTru1.1, whole genome shotgun sequence genomic region harbors:
- the phpt1 gene encoding 14 kDa phosphohistidine phosphatase, protein MCTQTKAASLMANIPEAEIDPTGVFKYVLIRVHSKEDGDDSSVDIVRGYAWAEYHADIYDKVAEELEKGGHLDCECIGGGRIKHDCQSKKIHVYGYSMGFGKANHAVSTEKLKVRYPKYEITWADEGY, encoded by the exons ATGTGTACTCAAACGAAGGCTGCTTCCCTAATGGCGAACATACCAGAGGCAGAAATCGACCCAACGGGTGTGTTCAAATACGTTCTCATTCGAGTACACAGTAAAGAAGACGGCGACGACTCGAGCGTAGATATTGTACGTGGATATGCCTGGGCCGAATATCATG CGGATATCTATGACAAGGTAGCAGAGGAGCTTGAGAAAGGAGGGCACCTGGATTGTGAATGTATTGGAGGAGGAAGGATTAAGCACGACTGCCAGTCAAAGAAGATCCACGTCTATGGCTACTCCATG GGCTTTGGCAAAGCAAATCACGCTGTTTCCACAGAGAAACTGAAGGTGCGCTATCCTAAATACGAGATCACCTGGGCTGATGAGGGATACTGA